One Nocardioides oleivorans DNA segment encodes these proteins:
- a CDS encoding MMPL family transporter: MAELLYRLGRFAARRHWTVVGAWLALLVLTAVTYVSFAGALSSSITLPDTPTTRVSQQLEDDFEGTGGGNGALVAETTDGSAFTDEQKTRLGELFDRVAKSDEVADVTDPFETQQQLDDSAQQVADGEQQLTDGIAQLDAAQAQIDAGRTALEEQREQARESGTLAAVRDQLAAAEQQLDDGQAQIDRNRAKIDEQSPQLELGKTLSDLSSPYRSVSEDGSAAVANVVFQVATNEVSAEAKTAIEDLVADAGIDGVRVLPSQEIAQTVPSILGPGEIAGVVIAAIVLAVMLGTLVGAALPLLTALLGVGVASLGSLSLSGIVDFVSVTPVLGVMLGLAVGIDYSLFIINRHRRQLKQGAALHESIGLANGTSGNAVVFAGITVIVALLALNITGIGFLGLMGTVGAVAVLVAILMAVTLTPAILSLVGMRILRKKERAAHVAGVRADDDAVTERDRPMSTTRAWGVLGFGIAALLAVAAPATQMRLGLPDGATQPPDSAAYQAYEVQAEKFGDGFNGPLLVVADLPQPIAQDEVLAAQAAVGSAMGELGDVVAVVPIGASKDRDALAFQVIPDRWPSSESTEALVHDLRDLTPVTDGGVATLGVAGNASANIDISEQLSGVLPLYLVLVVGLSLLILVVVFRSILVPLTATLGFVLSLLAAFGGITAIFQLGFLSDLFGVHEPGPVLSFLPIIATGILFGLAMDYQLFLVSGMRESYAHGAPARVAVQHGLHAGRSVVTAAAIIMISVFAGFVFSHDSTIKPIGFGLAFGVLLDAFVVRMLLIPAAMHLLGDRAWWLPGWLDRILPDVDVEGAKLERSHPAAAD, from the coding sequence ATGGCTGAGCTCCTCTACCGCCTCGGTCGCTTCGCGGCCCGCCGCCACTGGACGGTCGTCGGCGCCTGGCTGGCACTGCTGGTGCTCACCGCGGTGACGTACGTGTCGTTCGCCGGCGCGCTGTCGTCGTCGATCACGCTGCCCGACACCCCGACGACGCGGGTCTCCCAGCAGCTCGAGGACGACTTCGAGGGCACCGGCGGCGGCAACGGCGCGCTGGTCGCCGAGACCACGGACGGCTCGGCCTTCACCGACGAGCAGAAGACCCGGCTCGGCGAGCTCTTCGACCGGGTCGCGAAGTCCGACGAGGTCGCCGACGTCACCGACCCGTTCGAGACGCAGCAGCAGCTCGACGACTCGGCCCAGCAGGTGGCCGACGGCGAGCAGCAGCTGACCGACGGGATCGCCCAGCTCGACGCCGCGCAGGCACAGATCGACGCCGGACGCACGGCCCTCGAGGAGCAGCGGGAGCAGGCCCGCGAGAGCGGCACCCTCGCCGCCGTCCGCGACCAGCTCGCGGCCGCGGAGCAGCAGCTCGACGACGGTCAGGCCCAGATCGACCGCAACCGCGCGAAGATCGACGAGCAGTCGCCCCAGCTCGAGCTCGGCAAGACCCTCTCCGACCTCTCCTCGCCCTACCGGTCCGTGTCCGAGGACGGCTCGGCCGCGGTGGCCAACGTGGTCTTCCAGGTCGCGACCAACGAGGTCAGCGCCGAGGCCAAGACCGCGATCGAGGACCTGGTCGCCGACGCCGGCATCGACGGCGTACGCGTCCTCCCCTCGCAGGAGATCGCCCAGACCGTCCCGTCGATCCTCGGCCCGGGCGAGATCGCCGGCGTGGTGATCGCCGCGATCGTGCTGGCGGTCATGCTCGGCACGCTCGTCGGCGCCGCACTGCCGCTCCTCACGGCGCTGCTCGGCGTCGGGGTCGCCTCGCTCGGCTCGCTGTCGCTGTCGGGCATCGTGGACTTCGTGTCGGTCACGCCGGTGCTCGGCGTGATGCTCGGCCTCGCGGTCGGCATCGACTACTCGCTCTTCATCATCAACCGGCACCGCCGCCAGCTGAAGCAGGGCGCCGCCCTCCACGAGTCGATCGGGCTCGCCAACGGCACCTCCGGCAACGCGGTCGTCTTCGCCGGGATCACCGTCATCGTCGCCCTGCTCGCGCTGAACATCACCGGCATCGGCTTCCTCGGCCTGATGGGCACCGTCGGCGCCGTCGCCGTGCTCGTCGCGATCCTGATGGCGGTCACCCTCACCCCGGCGATCCTGTCGCTGGTGGGCATGCGGATCCTGCGCAAGAAGGAGCGGGCCGCCCACGTCGCCGGCGTCCGTGCCGACGACGACGCCGTCACCGAGCGCGACCGGCCGATGAGCACCACCCGCGCGTGGGGGGTGCTCGGGTTCGGCATCGCCGCCCTCCTGGCCGTCGCCGCGCCCGCCACGCAGATGCGCCTCGGCCTGCCAGACGGCGCGACCCAGCCGCCGGACTCGGCCGCCTACCAGGCCTACGAGGTGCAGGCCGAGAAGTTCGGCGACGGGTTCAATGGCCCGCTGCTCGTCGTGGCCGACCTCCCCCAGCCGATCGCGCAGGACGAGGTCCTCGCGGCGCAGGCGGCCGTCGGGAGCGCGATGGGCGAGCTCGGCGACGTGGTCGCCGTGGTGCCGATCGGCGCCTCGAAGGACCGCGACGCGCTCGCCTTCCAGGTGATCCCGGACCGGTGGCCGTCCAGCGAGTCGACCGAGGCACTGGTCCACGACCTGCGCGACCTGACGCCGGTGACCGACGGCGGCGTGGCGACCCTCGGCGTCGCCGGCAACGCCAGCGCCAACATCGACATCTCCGAGCAGCTCTCCGGCGTGCTCCCGCTCTACCTCGTGCTGGTCGTCGGGCTCTCGCTGTTGATCCTGGTGGTGGTGTTCCGCTCGATCCTGGTGCCGCTCACGGCGACGCTCGGCTTCGTGCTCTCGCTGCTCGCGGCCTTCGGCGGGATCACCGCGATCTTCCAGCTCGGTTTCCTCTCCGACCTGTTCGGCGTCCACGAGCCCGGTCCGGTGCTGAGCTTCCTGCCGATCATCGCGACCGGGATCCTCTTCGGCCTGGCGATGGACTACCAGCTCTTCCTCGTGTCGGGGATGCGCGAGTCGTACGCCCACGGCGCGCCTGCGCGCGTCGCCGTCCAGCACGGCCTCCACGCCGGCCGGTCGGTCGTGACGGCGGCCGCGATCATCATGATCTCGGTCTTCGCGGGCTTCGTCTTCTCCCACGACTCGACCATCAAGCCGATCGGCTTCGGGCTGGCG
- a CDS encoding TetR/AcrR family transcriptional regulator, protein MTATDDDPGTQRDQRHRAIVDAARSLATEHGAHGFTVDRVAEVAGVSRRTVFNHFTGVDQLLVAVCEEVLTEVTTELLDGVDRLTADLPAGAEGHHRALDALGEAAREVDLAAAIVTINHVLGEPGPQDVRAAGISRSAFELVGSRLRERLLARAPGLDPLDLELTLCLLTNGLALIAGYWLQHHPSMTYDVPPGARTDWDVLLDRLLHRLRVGHAGATTTTPERPAPHG, encoded by the coding sequence GTGACCGCCACCGACGACGACCCCGGGACCCAGCGCGACCAGCGCCACCGGGCGATCGTCGACGCCGCCCGGTCCCTGGCGACCGAGCACGGCGCGCACGGCTTCACCGTCGACCGGGTCGCGGAGGTGGCGGGCGTCTCGCGGCGGACCGTCTTCAACCACTTCACCGGCGTCGACCAGCTGCTCGTCGCGGTGTGCGAGGAGGTGCTGACCGAGGTCACGACCGAGCTCCTCGACGGGGTCGACCGGCTCACGGCCGACCTGCCCGCGGGAGCGGAGGGCCACCACCGCGCGCTCGACGCGCTCGGGGAGGCGGCTCGCGAGGTCGACCTGGCCGCCGCGATCGTCACGATCAACCACGTGCTCGGCGAGCCGGGACCGCAGGACGTACGGGCCGCGGGCATCTCCCGCTCCGCCTTCGAGCTCGTCGGCAGCCGCCTGCGCGAACGGCTCCTGGCCCGCGCTCCCGGCCTCGACCCGCTGGACCTCGAGCTCACCCTCTGCCTGCTCACCAACGGCCTGGCCCTGATCGCCGGGTACTGGTTGCAGCACCACCCCTCGATGACGTACGACGTCCCGCCCGGCGCCCGCACCGACTGGGACGTGCTGCTCGACCGCCTCCTCCACCGCCTCCGCGTCGGCCACGCCGGCGCCACCACCACGACCCCCGAAAGGCCGGCCCCGCATGGCTGA